In one Conger conger chromosome 5, fConCon1.1, whole genome shotgun sequence genomic region, the following are encoded:
- the cmpk gene encoding UMP-CMP kinase, with amino-acid sequence MLFRILGTLSKKVSDAVYRAALAMKPQVVFVLGGPGAGKGTQCSKIVESYSYTHLSAGDLLRAERGREGSEFGQLIDSYIKEGKIVPVEITINLLRKAMEETMKLDKEKFRFLIDGFPRNQDNLEGWNALMRDEADLRFILFFDCSNQVCIDRCLERGKSSGRVDDNRESLQKRIQTYLQSTRPIIELYQKKGKVRTVDASRDVDEVFADVKSLLDKEG; translated from the exons ATGCTTTTCCGTATACTTGGTACCCTATCCAAGAAGGTATCGGACGCTGTGTACCGAGCAGCTCTCGCTATGAAGCCTCAGGTTGTATTTGTGTTGGGTGGGCCTGGTGCAGGGAAAGGTACCCAGTGCTCTAAAATCGTTGAG agctacAGCTACACTCACTTGTCAGCAGGTGACCTTCTGCGAGCAGAACGGGGTCGGGAAGGGTCAGAGTTCGGACAACTCATTGACAGCTACATCAAGGAGGGCAAGATCGTTCCTGTGGAGATCACTATCAACTTACTGAGGAAG GCCATGGAGGAGACCATGAAGCTGGACAAGGAGAAGTTCCGCTTCCTGATTGACGGCTTTCCCCGCAACCAAGACAACCTGGAGGGTTGGAACGCCCTCATGCGGGACGAAGCCGACCTTAGATTCATTCTCTTCTTTGATTGCAGTAACCAG GTGTGCATTGACAGGTGTCTGGAGAGGGGGAAGAGCAGTGGGCGTGTAGACGACAACAGAGAGAGCCTGCAGAAACG GATCCAAACCTACCTGCAGTCAACAAGGCCCATCATTGAGCTGTACCAGAAGAAGGGGAAGGTGAGGACTGTGGACGCCTCCCGGGACGTGGACGAG GTGTTTGCTGATGTGAAGAGCCTCCTGGACAAAGAAGGCTGA